In the Geitlerinema sp. PCC 9228 genome, one interval contains:
- a CDS encoding glutaredoxin family protein: MIPMQAIAGYKKFLLAGLALVTFWLLPVADMSPVFASNETVDVHFFYSDTCPHCAKEKPLLRSIDQQYPEVNVLFIEVHSQPKRWQEFRRQRGISTGAVPRTVVGDRSFIGYSEREGPLEYNQAYSGFVGYRNQIIKAIEKEVGITISLSVTGEVKPPAKSFPWSILLLPAVYLCSYPLLGSQVRQESGRRAWLAGAIATIIVTLFLGVAFTPDALIKEAAQGLPFPLFVFTIALADGFNPCAFTVLIVLLSLLTYTKNRRDMAIVGTTFIATSAIVYFAFIMLMVAVGSVFWERWGSLFLLFLGVFLLIAGAINIKDYFFFKQGVSLSISESNQRTFSKKASSIVRKLQGSKVHSFAFLSALAGTILLALFVNTIELGCTAILPTAYMAALLNYCQENSWLCWGVWTGFYGIIYILPLLAILGNFIYSFQSARMSERQGRLLKLASGLFMIFFGSVMLLKPELLMLA; this comes from the coding sequence ATGATACCCATGCAGGCTATTGCTGGCTATAAAAAATTCCTACTTGCTGGTTTGGCTTTGGTTACATTTTGGCTGCTTCCTGTAGCTGATATGTCTCCCGTTTTCGCTAGCAACGAAACTGTTGATGTCCACTTTTTTTACAGCGATACTTGTCCCCATTGTGCGAAAGAAAAGCCCCTCCTTAGGTCTATTGACCAACAGTATCCAGAAGTAAATGTTCTTTTTATTGAAGTTCATTCCCAACCAAAACGCTGGCAAGAGTTTCGCCGCCAAAGAGGTATTTCGACTGGTGCCGTTCCCAGAACGGTTGTCGGCGATCGCAGTTTTATCGGCTATAGCGAACGGGAAGGTCCCTTAGAATACAATCAAGCCTATTCTGGTTTTGTTGGCTATCGCAATCAAATTATCAAAGCCATTGAAAAAGAAGTCGGAATTACCATTTCTTTATCAGTAACGGGAGAAGTCAAACCACCTGCAAAATCATTCCCCTGGTCCATTTTGCTCCTACCGGCTGTCTATTTGTGCAGCTATCCTTTGTTGGGTTCTCAAGTACGCCAGGAGTCTGGGCGTCGAGCTTGGCTTGCCGGCGCGATCGCTACCATAATTGTAACGCTTTTTTTAGGAGTGGCTTTTACCCCCGACGCTCTCATTAAAGAAGCTGCTCAAGGATTGCCATTTCCTTTATTTGTTTTTACCATTGCCCTAGCTGATGGCTTCAACCCTTGCGCGTTTACCGTTCTTATCGTCTTGCTCTCCTTGCTTACCTACACCAAAAATCGGCGGGATATGGCTATTGTAGGAACGACTTTTATCGCCACATCTGCCATTGTTTATTTTGCATTTATCATGTTGATGGTTGCTGTTGGTTCGGTCTTTTGGGAAAGATGGGGATCGCTCTTTTTGCTATTTTTGGGTGTTTTTCTCCTCATTGCCGGTGCTATCAATATTAAAGATTACTTTTTCTTCAAGCAAGGGGTTTCCCTTTCTATTTCCGAGTCCAACCAGCGTACTTTTAGCAAAAAAGCTAGTAGCATTGTTCGCAAATTGCAAGGAAGTAAAGTCCATTCTTTTGCCTTTCTTTCTGCTCTAGCGGGGACCATTCTGCTGGCTTTATTTGTCAATACCATTGAGTTGGGATGTACGGCGATTTTGCCAACTGCTTACATGGCGGCTCTGCTGAATTACTGTCAGGAAAATAGTTGGCTTTGTTGGGGGGTATGGACCGGATTTTATGGTATAATATATATCCTACCGTTACTGGCTATTTTGGGCAATTTCATTTATTCTTTTCAATCGGCTCGAATGAGCGAACGCCAAGGACGACTTTTAAAACTGGCTAGCGGTTTGTTTATGATTTTCTTTGGTTCGGTCATGCTTTTAAAACCGGAACTTTTGATGTTAGCCTAG
- a CDS encoding CP12 domain-containing protein produces the protein MMKASQIMTEDVITVRGSSTVAEAVKLMQENAIRSLVVERRHDEDAYGIVTETDIIYKVAAYGKDPKKVRVYEIMTKPCIVVNPDLGVEYVARLFANSGIHAAPVIQHRLLGIVSVTDILHQSDFVENPKEAVLEEQIQEAIANARQICNEKGVTSSDCAAAWDVVEELQAEAAHQRAESLDKTAFEEYCEEHPEAAESRMYDI, from the coding sequence ATGATGAAAGCATCGCAAATCATGACCGAAGATGTCATCACAGTTCGCGGGAGCAGTACGGTGGCAGAAGCCGTGAAGCTCATGCAAGAAAATGCCATTCGTTCGTTGGTGGTAGAACGCCGCCACGACGAGGACGCCTATGGCATTGTGACGGAAACGGATATCATCTATAAAGTAGCCGCCTACGGGAAGGACCCCAAAAAAGTCCGCGTGTACGAAATTATGACCAAACCCTGTATTGTGGTCAATCCCGATTTGGGCGTTGAATACGTGGCTAGATTGTTTGCCAACTCGGGAATTCACGCTGCTCCCGTCATTCAACACCGTTTGTTGGGCATTGTTTCCGTTACCGATATTCTTCACCAAAGCGACTTTGTAGAAAATCCCAAAGAAGCGGTGCTTGAAGAACAAATCCAGGAAGCGATCGCGAATGCCCGTCAGATTTGCAACGAGAAAGGCGTAACTTCCTCTGACTGTGCAGCCGCTTGGGATGTAGTGGAAGAACTGCAAGCGGAAGCCGCCCACCAACGGGCAGAAAGCCTTGACAAAACGGCTTTTGAAGAATACTGCGAAGAGCATCCCGAAGCCGCAGAATCTCGCATGTACGACATTTAA
- a CDS encoding adenosine-specific kinase, whose amino-acid sequence MELKVATMEIPEGSNIIIGQSHFIKTVEDLYEAIVGTSTQAKFGLAFCEASGPGLIRTAGNDETLQETAIQNAQTIAAGHSFVLLLKEAFPINVLNAIKQCPEVCTIYCATANPVQLVIAETEQGRGIVGVVDGFSPKGVEGEEDVKARKEFLRKIGYKL is encoded by the coding sequence ATGGAACTTAAGGTCGCCACGATGGAAATTCCAGAAGGAAGTAATATTATCATCGGGCAAAGTCATTTTATCAAAACCGTTGAAGACCTCTACGAAGCCATTGTGGGGACTTCGACCCAAGCCAAATTTGGTCTGGCCTTTTGCGAAGCTTCCGGACCCGGTTTGATTCGCACTGCAGGCAACGACGAAACCCTGCAAGAAACCGCCATTCAAAACGCCCAAACGATCGCAGCCGGTCACAGTTTCGTACTGCTGCTCAAAGAAGCGTTTCCCATTAACGTTCTCAACGCCATCAAACAATGTCCCGAAGTTTGTACGATTTACTGTGCCACTGCCAATCCCGTACAACTTGTTATTGCCGAAACCGAACAAGGCAGGGGGATTGTCGGGGTGGTTGATGGCTTTTCCCCCAAAGGAGTGGAAGGGGAAGAAGACGTCAAAGCCAGAAAAGAGTTTCTCCGTAAAATTGGCTACAAGCTATGA
- a CDS encoding SDR family oxidoreductase — MSKQSRYIVITGVSRGLGRAMAEEFIAAGHQVAGCARNFEAIEQLQEQFGDGAYRTGPFSDKDATRTDHRHSFAAVDVTDETQVQAWHNMLRKLANTGEASLAAPDLLVNNAGSIERPNPLWQVPTAEIDRVIDVNIKGTINTIRHFLPAMAARQSGIIVNFSSGWGRSASPGVAPYCATKWAIEGMTRALAQELPSGMAAVPLNPGIIHTDMLDICFGKSAAQFPSVQAWVRKAVPFLLQISPRDNGQPLSVPI; from the coding sequence ATGAGCAAGCAAAGCCGATACATTGTCATTACCGGTGTAAGCCGCGGCCTCGGTCGTGCTATGGCAGAGGAATTTATAGCGGCCGGACATCAGGTAGCCGGCTGCGCTCGCAATTTTGAAGCCATCGAGCAGTTGCAGGAACAATTTGGCGATGGTGCCTACCGCACCGGTCCTTTCTCTGACAAAGACGCTACGCGAACGGACCATCGCCACTCGTTTGCGGCTGTGGATGTCACCGACGAAACCCAGGTGCAAGCCTGGCACAACATGTTACGAAAATTAGCAAATACCGGCGAAGCTTCCCTCGCCGCTCCTGACTTGCTAGTGAACAATGCTGGTTCGATCGAGCGTCCCAATCCCCTCTGGCAGGTACCTACCGCAGAAATCGATCGGGTTATCGATGTCAATATCAAAGGCACCATCAACACGATCCGTCATTTTTTGCCGGCGATGGCAGCACGTCAAAGCGGCATTATCGTCAATTTTAGTTCGGGCTGGGGGCGTTCGGCTTCCCCAGGGGTCGCTCCTTACTGCGCCACCAAATGGGCAATTGAAGGCATGACGCGGGCTTTAGCTCAGGAACTCCCTTCCGGCATGGCAGCAGTTCCCCTAAATCCCGGGATTATCCATACCGATATGCTGGATATTTGTTTTGGCAAGAGTGCCGCTCAATTTCCCTCCGTGCAAGCGTGGGTCCGCAAAGCAGTTCCTTTTTTGTTGCAAATTTCCCCTCGGGATAACGGTCAGCCACTCAGCGTGCCGATCTAA
- a CDS encoding FG-GAP-like repeat-containing protein, whose protein sequence is MATFTNSLIASEDNASNSVYAANFDSDKPLEVLASSGSNITLYNFNETNSSWPQDQQIIIASDANGANSVFAADLDSDSNNDVLVGYGNKIVWYENQQDLDNPDTPFSEEQVILDGSETVRSVRAANLDDDERLEVIAARGDTISWFNFNEGNQSWEENTLTANAPEATSVFTANLSGGSRPDIAAASAGDTTIRWFENNDDGTISTTANTVSSTSQNVQSIFAANFDGDSEVEIAAAEQNQIAIYDLDGNTIQEFGINAPNKGTAVFAADVNSDNNLDLFSAEFGEITFYENEGGGTFADKQSVSTGVSAAQSLFAGDIDGDGQVDAVSASLDLSNFPSTTGGNIFWHRNTSGGTIVNLETQNSPSESGDTATFTFSRKDASGSPITSETLSINFTVSGSATFGGDEADYTVSPDSVNINQETNEATVVIPDGQESVDVTVEPEDDEEAEGNENVVFSLSPGSGYAIGTTGPIVSTIRDNDIAYEVSATGNIDEGNSENTTSEIFTIARTGRTSEESTVDFNFDGSAKLDTDFQVDSVNGSGVSLDGQSITFAPDATEARLNLEILGDFDEEGNEDIQITLSNPTSTTDTIQFVPFTDETKTATATIQGDDAPALLLENSTVNAADGDGSFELLLESEPESDVSVSVSAPSGSSASPSSLTFTPSGGSNPWNEAETVDISFSPDDPDAVENGPRTFEFTASSSSDDSRYDGLNSEPIEIEVPDSPGPGITITESDDNTAVTEGGATDSYEIVLEAQPATSVSINIDTDEEVSVSPGNLTFTSGNWDAPRTVTVRGVSDGSGPGEEDPEHTGTITHTVNAGTGSAAYNDVDVPDVSVTVTDNPQTSTGDGGGGGGSPSFSPGSGPIVTFVGIEGASSGPDTLVGSAENDSVEAQEGNDQISGLAGDDRLFGGADNDEIQGGDGNDELEGGFGNDTLQGEAGDDDLSGNEGDDLLMGGAGDDVGDGGEGNDIVIGNDGNDQLESFGGNDVLFGNQGSDELDGGEGDDSAFGGRDSDRIRGGNGNDLLFGDIGNDSLFGEGGNDTLVGSNGNLATTGETQENDFFDGGVGNDFLIGDGGNDTAEGGDGNDVIFGNTGEDELQGGDNDDSIFGGADRDRVVGDAGDDLLRGDRGDDSLDAGAGDDTLIGGNGAPVPINESDDDRLDAGVGNDLLFGNDGNDTLNGDNNNDTLLGGQNEDQLFGGNGDDLLEGQLGNDTLSGGAGSDRFVLATGQGSDTITDFESNSDRLVLAGDLAFEDLNITQSGNNTVIAVRETEEVLATLSDVSLSEVTLADFVSDDANSALE, encoded by the coding sequence ATGGCTACCTTTACCAACAGCCTCATTGCTTCTGAGGACAATGCATCTAATTCCGTATATGCAGCTAACTTCGATAGCGACAAGCCTTTAGAAGTTCTTGCTAGTTCTGGCAGCAACATTACTCTATACAATTTTAACGAAACCAATTCTAGCTGGCCGCAAGACCAACAAATTATCATTGCCAGCGATGCCAACGGTGCCAACTCCGTATTTGCTGCCGATTTAGATAGCGATAGCAATAACGATGTCCTAGTCGGATATGGCAACAAAATTGTCTGGTACGAAAACCAGCAAGACCTAGACAATCCAGACACCCCTTTTTCCGAAGAGCAAGTTATTCTTGATGGTTCTGAAACCGTTCGCTCGGTTCGTGCTGCCAACCTTGACGACGACGAGCGACTGGAAGTCATTGCAGCTCGTGGGGATACCATCTCCTGGTTTAACTTCAACGAAGGCAACCAGAGTTGGGAAGAAAACACGCTAACTGCCAACGCTCCCGAAGCCACCTCCGTATTTACTGCCAACCTCAGTGGTGGTTCTCGACCCGACATTGCTGCTGCCTCTGCTGGCGACACCACCATTCGCTGGTTTGAAAACAACGACGACGGCACCATTTCCACCACGGCAAATACAGTTTCTTCAACTTCCCAAAACGTTCAATCCATCTTTGCTGCTAACTTTGATGGCGATAGCGAAGTAGAAATTGCTGCCGCCGAGCAAAACCAAATTGCCATATACGATCTAGATGGCAACACCATCCAAGAGTTTGGTATTAACGCTCCTAACAAAGGAACAGCGGTTTTTGCCGCCGACGTAAACAGCGACAACAATCTGGATCTATTCTCGGCAGAATTTGGGGAAATCACCTTTTACGAAAATGAAGGTGGCGGCACCTTTGCCGACAAGCAGAGTGTCAGTACGGGGGTTTCCGCAGCGCAATCTCTATTCGCTGGCGATATAGATGGGGATGGTCAGGTGGATGCCGTTTCCGCATCCCTCGATTTATCTAACTTTCCATCAACGACCGGTGGCAATATCTTTTGGCATCGGAATACAAGCGGCGGCACCATTGTTAATTTAGAAACTCAAAATTCCCCTTCAGAAAGTGGCGATACCGCTACATTTACATTTTCCCGTAAGGATGCCAGCGGCAGTCCCATAACATCTGAGACTTTATCGATTAACTTTACGGTTTCGGGTAGTGCCACCTTTGGTGGGGATGAAGCAGACTATACGGTATCCCCTGACAGCGTAAATATAAATCAAGAGACCAATGAAGCTACGGTCGTCATTCCGGATGGTCAAGAAAGCGTTGATGTCACCGTTGAGCCAGAAGACGATGAAGAAGCAGAAGGCAATGAGAATGTTGTCTTCAGTCTAAGTCCCGGAAGCGGATATGCCATTGGCACCACAGGTCCCATCGTTTCGACAATTCGCGATAACGATATTGCCTACGAAGTTTCCGCGACTGGCAATATCGACGAAGGGAACAGCGAAAATACGACCAGCGAAATATTTACAATCGCGCGTACTGGTCGCACGAGTGAGGAAAGTACGGTTGATTTTAATTTTGATGGGTCGGCAAAATTAGATACAGATTTTCAAGTAGATAGTGTCAACGGCAGCGGCGTTTCTCTTGATGGGCAAAGCATTACCTTTGCCCCTGATGCGACAGAAGCAAGGTTAAACCTGGAAATTTTAGGGGATTTCGACGAAGAAGGGAATGAAGATATTCAAATCACCCTCAGCAATCCTACATCGACGACAGATACCATTCAATTCGTTCCCTTTACCGACGAAACAAAAACAGCCACGGCAACCATTCAAGGGGATGATGCTCCTGCTCTGCTATTGGAAAACAGCACGGTAAATGCCGCAGATGGGGATGGGAGTTTCGAGCTGTTGCTAGAAAGCGAACCGGAATCGGATGTTAGCGTCAGCGTTAGCGCTCCCAGCGGTAGTTCCGCCAGTCCCAGCAGCTTGACATTTACTCCTTCAGGAGGCAGCAATCCCTGGAACGAAGCCGAAACGGTTGACATTAGCTTTTCTCCAGATGACCCAGATGCTGTGGAAAATGGTCCCCGTACCTTTGAATTTACCGCCAGTTCCAGCAGCGATGACAGTAGGTACGATGGGTTAAACAGCGAACCGATTGAGATTGAAGTACCCGATTCTCCAGGTCCAGGGATTACCATTACCGAATCTGACGACAATACGGCAGTTACCGAAGGTGGCGCTACGGATTCCTACGAAATCGTTCTAGAGGCTCAACCTGCTACCAGCGTCAGTATTAACATTGATACGGATGAAGAGGTCAGCGTCTCTCCGGGCAACCTTACTTTTACCTCTGGCAATTGGGATGCTCCGAGAACGGTTACTGTGAGAGGCGTGAGCGACGGTAGCGGACCAGGAGAGGAAGATCCGGAGCATACCGGTACCATTACCCACACGGTCAATGCCGGTACTGGTTCTGCTGCGTACAATGATGTGGATGTTCCTGATGTGAGCGTCACTGTCACCGATAATCCTCAAACCAGCACCGGTGATGGTGGTGGCGGCGGCGGATCGCCTTCTTTTTCCCCTGGCAGCGGTCCGATTGTCACGTTTGTAGGAATTGAAGGAGCCAGCAGTGGTCCCGATACGCTGGTTGGTTCGGCAGAGAATGATTCGGTAGAGGCTCAAGAAGGCAACGACCAAATTTCCGGTTTGGCGGGAGACGATCGCTTATTTGGTGGTGCGGATAACGACGAAATTCAAGGGGGTGACGGCAACGACGAACTGGAAGGCGGTTTTGGTAACGATACCCTACAAGGCGAAGCTGGCGATGATGACCTCTCTGGCAACGAAGGCGACGACCTGTTGATGGGTGGTGCCGGTGACGATGTAGGTGATGGCGGTGAAGGCAACGATATTGTTATTGGCAACGACGGCAACGACCAATTAGAAAGCTTTGGCGGCAACGATGTGCTGTTTGGCAATCAAGGCAGCGATGAGTTGGATGGTGGTGAAGGTGACGACAGTGCCTTTGGTGGTCGGGATAGCGATCGCATTCGCGGCGGCAACGGCAACGATTTGCTCTTTGGCGACATCGGCAACGATAGCCTGTTTGGCGAAGGGGGAAACGATACCCTGGTTGGCAGTAATGGCAACTTAGCCACCACGGGAGAAACCCAAGAAAACGATTTCTTTGATGGTGGTGTGGGAAATGATTTCCTCATCGGCGATGGTGGTAACGATACTGCCGAAGGTGGCGATGGCAACGATGTGATTTTCGGCAATACTGGCGAAGATGAACTGCAAGGGGGAGATAACGACGATAGTATCTTTGGTGGTGCCGATCGCGATCGCGTTGTTGGAGATGCTGGCGACGACCTGCTACGGGGCGATCGCGGTGACGATAGTTTGGATGCCGGTGCTGGCGACGATACCTTAATTGGTGGCAATGGTGCCCCTGTTCCCATCAACGAAAGCGATGACGATCGCTTGGATGCCGGGGTGGGGAACGACCTGCTGTTCGGCAACGACGGCAACGATACCCTCAACGGCGATAACAACAACGACACCCTCCTCGGCGGTCAAAACGAGGACCAACTTTTTGGAGGTAATGGTGACGACCTTCTAGAGGGTCAGTTGGGCAACGATACCCTCTCTGGTGGTGCTGGCAGCGATCGCTTTGTCTTGGCTACCGGTCAAGGCAGCGACACCATTACCGATTTTGAAAGCAATAGCGATCGCTTGGTCTTAGCTGGGGATTTGGCGTTTGAAGATTTAAACATCACCCAAAGCGGCAACAACACTGTTATTGCGGTACGCGAAACCGAGGAAGTGCTTGCCACCCTTTCTGACGTTTCCCTCAGCGAAGTTACCCTAGCCGATTTTGTTTCCGACGATGCTAACAGTGCCCTGGAATAG